A stretch of the Enterobacter mori genome encodes the following:
- a CDS encoding phage tail protein, producing MSAKFYTLLTDIGAAKLASAAALGVPLKITQMAVGDGGGVLPTPSAQQTKLVSEKRRADLNMLYIDPQNSSQIIAEQVIPETEGGWWIREVGLFDETGALIAVGNCPESYKPQLAEGSGRTQTVRMVLITSSTDNITLKIDPSVVLATRKYVDDKVLELKVYVDELMAAHLAAADPHTQYATKASPTFTGTPKAPTAAAGNNTTQLATTAFVQAALIALVNGAPATLDTLKEIAAAINNDPNFSTTINNALALKAPLASPALTGTPTAPTAAQTVNNTQIATTAFVKSALAALVGSSPAALDTLNELAAALGNDPNFATTMTNALAGKQPLDSTLTTLSGKTADGIIEYLRLGEAAKLAAASGVLSNSGWAKFPLTGGVTLIVQWGRWEGGVTSTTYNCDITFPVAFPAACFGVYSSAGVRASNYDYVPSYRTLRQAVSVGYPTKTGANAQFFLDDTLPGNSRMFTWFAIGF from the coding sequence ATGAGCGCAAAATTTTATACCCTGCTGACGGATATTGGCGCGGCGAAACTGGCAAGCGCTGCCGCGCTCGGTGTGCCGCTGAAAATTACCCAGATGGCGGTGGGGGATGGCGGCGGCGTGCTTCCAACTCCCAGCGCACAACAGACGAAGCTGGTTTCCGAAAAGCGGCGCGCTGACCTGAACATGCTTTACATCGATCCGCAGAACAGCAGCCAGATTATTGCTGAGCAGGTGATTCCTGAAACTGAGGGCGGTTGGTGGATTCGTGAGGTTGGGCTGTTTGATGAAACGGGCGCGCTGATCGCAGTGGGTAACTGCCCGGAGAGCTACAAGCCGCAGCTGGCAGAGGGAAGCGGCCGCACGCAGACAGTGCGCATGGTACTGATTACCAGCAGCACCGATAACATTACGCTGAAAATTGACCCGTCCGTAGTGCTGGCTACCCGAAAATATGTGGATGACAAGGTTCTGGAACTAAAGGTGTATGTAGATGAGCTGATGGCGGCGCATCTTGCAGCAGCTGATCCGCATACGCAATATGCGACAAAAGCCAGCCCGACGTTTACCGGCACCCCAAAAGCCCCGACTGCAGCTGCAGGTAACAATACCACTCAGCTTGCCACAACTGCGTTTGTGCAGGCGGCTCTGATCGCCCTGGTGAATGGTGCCCCGGCTACGCTGGACACGCTGAAAGAAATTGCTGCGGCTATCAACAACGATCCTAATTTCAGCACCACCATTAATAACGCGCTTGCGCTAAAAGCCCCACTGGCAAGCCCGGCCCTGACCGGAACACCGACGGCGCCCACGGCTGCGCAGACTGTCAACAATACGCAAATTGCTACTACTGCTTTCGTAAAATCAGCTCTGGCTGCGCTTGTTGGCTCATCACCTGCGGCGCTTGATACCCTGAACGAGCTGGCGGCGGCGTTAGGAAACGATCCTAACTTTGCAACCACCATGACAAATGCGCTGGCAGGCAAACAGCCTCTTGATAGCACGCTGACAACGTTGTCTGGAAAAACAGCTGATGGGATTATCGAATACCTTCGTTTGGGAGAAGCGGCGAAACTCGCAGCAGCGAGCGGCGTTTTGTCTAACAGCGGCTGGGCGAAATTCCCGCTAACCGGCGGTGTTACGTTAATAGTGCAGTGGGGGCGATGGGAGGGAGGCGTAACAAGCACTACATATAATTGTGATATTACGTTTCCAGTCGCGTTCCCGGCGGCTTGCTTCGGTGTATATTCAAGCGCAGGCGTAAGGGCATCAAATTATGATTATGTGCCATCGTATAGAACTTTAAGGCAAGCTGTTTCAGTCGGCTACCCAACGAAAACCGGCGCTAATGCTCAGTTTTTCCTTGATGATACGCTGCCTGGTAACTCCCGTATGTTTACGTGGTTTGCAATAGGGTTTTAA